The genomic DNA CCAACttccttcggacaggatcaattgcgCTTATACTTTCTCTTCATTTTGCATGAGTATTATTTTGCTGCTTGAATTCATTCCTAATATGCAATCCCTCTGGTGTGCCTGTCTTAATACTAAAAAGTCTTTTATGTTGAATTTTAAAGTACTTGCTGGACTTTTAGTTTGATCTATTGAAAATTTGCCTGCCACATAAGGAAAAAAGGAATAAACTTATTACAAAGACTGAGACAAGATCATAATCTTAATGCACGTTGAAAGTATCCATTTGGGAGAGATGCAAAAGGGAGAAACAGGGAAGCCTACTTCTATACGAATGGCTAATCAAATCATAAGTAACCTTTATCCCCAATTTTATGGAGCAAAAACTGCATGAAGGATATGCCTATCAGTAATAAACTGCACAAGGCTTAGTTGCTCACCTTTGTACAATACTAGCTAGCTCATAGTTGATGAATACATCTGTATCCAACATGAACTATTTTCCACTTTCAACGACATAAAAGTGTAATATTTATCTCCTAAATCCAGCATTTTCTTATAGGCACTTGTAGCATTTTCTTATAGGCAATCTTGGATTCTCTTTATTTGGACTTAGACTAGCATTAAAAACTTTATCGTGCATTTCGACGCTGGTCGTTAAGGCATAATGCCGATCAACTTTTTAATTGAGGGTTGGACCCAGCATTAATAGGTTAGCTAGTAGCAAGATGGCTACACATGTTTTTATTGGTCATGTGCAGGGGCGGATCCAGGATTTGAACATTGGGGGGGCCAAAACTTGTGCCGCTACATTCATTGTCGATGGTGCGGGAGAATTTAGAATtcattatatatttagaaaaactCGTGACCTAAGttttctattggtagtttgatatcaATATCTCGAAGTAATATTGTGACATTGAAATAAGCTGTCGGCCCTTGTTTCACATCGGAGCTACATGCGAACTTGTATGGTCTAAAGACCAGTTATATGATAACGTTAGGGTAGAATTCAATTTGCCATCCTTTTGATCATTCACATCTATTCAGCATCTATTACTTTGCATTTCATTATTGCTATTCATAATATGGGTTTATTAATTGGTTAGGTACTCTAATTACTACATCAAGCTGAAGCGTCTGAGTATTCGAATTGCTTTCCTCTCACATTCGTGACATTCTTCACATGCAGGTACTCCTTATCTACAACTCTATTTGCCatcaaacaaaaatatatatagctTTCACCTGCTCAACTTCACCTATAGAGCCCAGTAAATTCTTCACTGTTGACCAACATAACTCGATGTTTTTCAGGGGGTCTATTTGTTGATCGCAAAATGCCTCTATTTGGCATCCTATTATCAATATATACACTATTTCCATTCCCTGAATTTTGTAATAGCAGATCTGGAGTTTGTCAATGTTTTTCTTTGGCTTAGTTTATCCTTTGTTGAATGTTCATTGTATCTTATTCTTTGGAACACTCCAGTCTAGTAGATATGGAGTCTGTCAAGTCTGCAACTGAAGAGTAGAGACCTCCTCCACACTGACAGCACCCTACTTTTATCTTTCTCGTTGTTAGCGACCTCAACGCCACTGGCTACGCAATATGCTTCAGTGTTGGGATAAACCTTCACCATGATCCACCAACTTTTGGTTTCTCCGGACGACAATTTTGAAAAGAGATCTCTGCTTGAGTGTCTTCAAATTTTGCTCATGAGAAGAGAGCTAAAAGCAGGACTGATCCAGGATTTACACATGGACTGGGGTGGGGGGGCCATGGCCCCCCCAAGTCACTATGTAAATCCGCCTCTGGTCATGTGTGTATGTTGATAGCCTGGGTTGCTTTTTAGTTGTTTTTGTTTTACTCTGCTGCTTGTATTAATGTAGACTGAACAAAAAATGCAAAGCTTCTGCTGACGTTTTGTATCAATATTCTCAATTTGTTATGGTTTGTATTGGGGAAAGAATTCAGCCGAGTAATCTCAGGTTGCACTCAATGAAGGTACATATTTTGGTGTTTCATATTCACTTTCCCTCTTCTATCTGCATAGATGGCATTAAAAACCATAACAAGATTGTGCTTGTTTGTTTACTCTTTGGGGGTTTGGGagggttttattcttttatattcattggaCCCACCCTTTTTGATACGTAGTATCCGGCCTGCACCAAGTCAGTAGGATGTGTCTACATGACCCTGCCCCCAGCTAGCCCCGCCATGTCGTTGAGTCACCGTTATCTAGGTCACACTTGGCTAAGTTGCCAAGCTGAACTGCCGATCTAGTCCGACCTGCCGAGCTAATCTGAGCTGATTTGAACTGCAGCAACATCAACAGGTTCGCGTATCACATCCTCGATCTCCTCAAATCCTTAGAATTCAACCTCAAAAATCTCATCTTCTCCTCCAAATTGAAGTGCTTATTGCTCATAACTCATTATTTCTGCACTTGCACATTGTGTTTATTGCTTCGGACGCTTCGATACAGATTACCGGAGACCTAATCAAACACCTTGTGGCCGATCAGAATCCCACCCATTTTTCTACACACACTGCAGCACACTTATGCAGCAGCATTGACAAACCGGCAATCTCTCCTGACCTCGCCTTCATTTCCGGTCAGCGGATTGTTCTCCGACATCGACAGCATCGCCTTGGCAAACTGATCGTAGAAGTGGCTGTTGTCAGCCGCCATCAGCTTCACGAATTGGGCAGTGGCCGGATAGGAGAGCAGCTGCTGATCGACCTTGAGCAGCCCCTTGTGGTGCAGCAAGTTCTTGTAGTACATGTTGTCGATGATCATCGGCGTCTCGCGGTCGTTGCGGGAGTAGAGGACCGCCTCCGGGTCGGGGTTCGGCGACGGGCAGCGGTAGAGAAGGTACTTAGCGTACTCAGGGTCGATGGTCGGGTCGACGGTGGGGTAGAGACGGCCGACGAGGTTGAAACAGTGGACCCGGCCAACAGAGTGAGCCCCTGAAAGCACAAGGCAATCGATGATCTTGTTTACTTGGATGGAAGAGAAGGGAGTAAGATATCCTTTGTTTATTTGTTAGTTGTGTTATAAAAAAGTACCTAAGAGAGCCACAGTTCTTTCTGCGTCGATTCCTAAAGATTTGAACCTGGAGAGGACGAGGGCCATGGAGTCATTGTGGTTAGGGATGAACTTATCGATCACGTCTGCATGGCTTTGCTTGCTGTCTCTTCTACCAGTTTTCATGGGAATATATGGACCTCCAAGCTACAAAGAACACCACCACAATCTTTTTTaacagaattaaaaaaaaaaatcagagaatAACTATTGAATAAGTCCAGAGAAACAACTTATGAATAGCTAAAAATCAACTTACAAGATATTTGTCTAATTCTCGTATTGTTCCTCTAATATTTTACAGCTACTCCACAGTCGTGGGAGTACAATTTTAAGTAAATCTGCACCATATATCTTAGAGCACTCTGATTAAACTACACTATCAAAACTACACCTTTGaatagttttgatcaaaattacttTACCTTGAAGATACGTTATTTTAAAAgcacaataaattttaattaaaattgcaCATCTTAGAATAACTTTGATAAAAGTAGAATTACGTTAAAGCAAGTTAAAATATAAGAGGTATTTCAAGTATTAAATGATACAATTATACTACACCTTTGATTAGACAATTATACATACCATGACGACGCCTTCTCTTGCAGAGAGAGCAATTATATCAGCACAAGAAACGGTGGCAGGGCACTCCCTCTCAAGGGCTTCCTTGATGGTGGTCACGTATTTGAAGTTTCTCATCCCAAAGCTCCTATCTTTTGACTGTTCCGACACAATGCTGGTGGTGGTTTCCAGCAGCAGAGATGCATCACAAGACTGCACAACACAGCCATTTCAATCTAAATTTCACCAGAAAAATCAGGAAGGAGTTGATCAAGCTAACCTCGACCATGCAGTCATGGAACAAATTCCTGACCCAGGACACAGCCGTGTTGCCATGCTCGTTGTAGAGCTTCACAACCTCTTGCTTAACAATCTGCTCGGCCTTGGGGCAGCTCTTGGAGTAGTAGTTTAGCTTGAGGTCACCAATTCCTTCGCCTGTAACACACCACATCAAATTCAAAATATGCGATGTGACTCAAGTGTTAAGACACTGTGAAACTGTACTGAGCTGACCTCTGGGAAGAGAACTACAACATGCGAGGATTAGGAAAGCTATCAGTCTCATTATCGAGTCCATCTTTTTCTCTTCACTTCAACTCGCTGTCGACGAGAACATGGTTCCTTGCATCTCAATTTAAGTATTGAACTCCTATCTCGACACTGAAACAGTGGCTCCACCATGTGTTCTGCCCTCAACTTTCTTGGGATGCTTACAAGAACATTATTGGATAGTCGACATCTGCAAGAAACATTTAATATGGCAGACATGGTAGTTAGAAGGGCTCATTCAATTCAATAACTCCAAGAGagaatatattattttatagttGTAAAGTAGATAATTTTGCAACATATTTGCTAGATTGGTTAAAACATTGCTACCGTCTTATCTATATGGCTTCATTTTCAGGCGCACTAGAGTCAATTTATGAAGTGGAGCACTAATGGTGACGTTATAGGGTTAGGCACCATTGTGATAGCGATGTTTGTGTCCTGATATTTGATTCCCATTGCCACTTGCTTCATGGTCAGTGCTAAAATCATTTTGAAGGTTCCATGTTTTCAAACAATCACTAGTGTGGACACTTCAACAACACAAGGAGTCTAATGTTAGGGCCGCAAGCAATTATACAAGGAAATGATCTTTGTTGGGTTTGCATGCACAGAAACACAGTTGGAAAGATGAGAAAGTGGATAAAGATATCAAGTGTGTTAGTTAAGAACGGTAATATaccaaaatataaataaggatcaAAATTGGTTATAGttaaatttatttagaaaaataaatttatattagtgAGAAATTAAGAGAGAAATAGGTTTATATGAATTTAATGAAATTATTGgaatttttctagattttaaatgtatctttttatattttatgggGATATATGGATAAGAGATAAACCTCTTTAAAAGACCTCATTTAAATTAGGAGTTGAAAATatcaattaacctaagtttataataaaaatactAAGTTCATGATTAAATTGTTGCTCCTCCTCTCCCCCTCGATATGCTCGACAGTGTGTCTATCGTCGCACGTTCAACTGATGGCATCACCTCCGTCCACGTGAGACGTCGGCGCCAAGTTCCTCACCTTCTCATCTTTGAGCCAAAGCCAACAACTGTCGTCTTGCTTCACCAAAGTCAACAAGCGCGCCTCGCTGTCGCCGCGCTGACTACCCACAACTTTCATCGTCGTCGTTGCTTCCCTCACCATCGGAAGTAGCGAAGACAATCCCTACTACCTTTTGGGGTTCTCGCCACAAGCAATCAACAGTGTTCTGCAGGgcggaaccaaaaaaaaaaaattctcaggGAGGCTGAATTGTACAACTAATTTTTTTACACCAACAGTGGTGGCAAGGCTGCCGGATAATGAGTGGTCATACCGCCGTGGCTAGGCACAGGCCGCTACTAATGTTTGTGGGGGGCTACAAAAGCAGCCCCCCTCCCCAGTAATACTGGACGTCGGCCACTGTGGCGGCCAAGTTGGGGGAGGCTAAAGCCTCCCTCAACCTCCCCTGTGGGTCTACCATTGGACGACGCTGTTGTCGCACACCTCCGTCGATGCCACGTCTCGTTCTTTTCCTAATGTCGACCACCCAACCACCGTCATGCGACGACGCCGCTGCCGCCATCGACCGTTTGCCACCGATACCTTGTTGTTGGAGCAgaagaaatagatatttaattacgGTAAATTCATACACTGATTAATTATGTTTAATCATACAGTTTAATTGGTAATTAAGGTGATTAAACAATTTATTGTTTTAATAAATGGACAAATAAGTGGAATGAGTAATTAGTATGTGAGATTAATTAACGTGGTTTAATTCAAATGATAATTAACAAGTTAGATTGCTTAGTTAGTTGATTAggtaatgaaattaataattgattaaggaGGAATTATCAAATGGACACTTGATTATATATCAATTTAGAGTTAACTAATATAGTTTAATTAACTTGGTAGTTAATTGAATTTCTAATAGGATTAGTGATGACTAATTAAATTCCAGATTTATTGATAGTAATTGAGATATCTAGAAAACTATTAAAGGGGAAATAAATGATTAACATACATATACTATTCATGGTTATGAGGAGGATTCTAGTACTTAGTTTTGCTTCATATTAGATACTAGTAGGATTCGAACTTGAGACAGGCCTTTGACTTGAAGATGATTAGAACGGTCTACAATAGAGGTGGATAGTTCCTGCTTTGACCTTATATTCTCTTTGATCTTAGTATatgattatttattattatatgttgatTAGGCAGCAACTACTTGCTTACCTTACATCCACTCTATATTATTCTTGTGAATGATCTTTGTTGCTTGTCCATATTTGTTTGTCTATATTGACATCTATGCAGTCTCATTTTCATACTCAGATTGGTTATATATATAGGATATACCAGACCATGTGTAGTTGTAAACTAATGCTAGTGCATTTATACTATAGTATATAGTTGTATACTTGGGCTCATGCCTATACGTAATAGATGTTATACTGTAGCAAAGTGGTAGAGTATTCTACTAGGTTATCCTGTCAGACTACCATGTAAGACCACTTGATTGTGGTGTGttattttcatatatttatgaTGATACCATGGAGTTAATTAAGATATTATAACTAGATGGCTAGTACTCTCTTGATGAGATTGGTAGACTCGTATTCTCTTGACGAGATTGTGTTTGTTAACCTGCCCAGCTTCCCATCCAGATTTTGTCGCTTCGGATAGAGCCTTCGTTTGGTTGACTAATCCCactgttcagttgaccgatcccgCTTTCATTGCCGGTTTATCTGGTCCGATCAACCTAGTCTAATCGAGTCAACGCCTATCCACCGTTTGGTCGATTGaaccctaggttcggtcgacgaTCCTTTGGTCGAAACTTAGCCGCAAGCTAATATGATCTCCggagttcgatcgaccgatctggaggttcgatcgaccgattcgGAGGTTTGACCGACTGATTATGGCCGCAAACTTTAACTTGCAAAAATATtagttttctgcaaaacaaagttagagaAATAGGCAAGTAGTATAAAATGTAACTTtaatagtctccggactgtccggttatGACTTTCGGATTTCccgaaaatcctaggttgaaccgacgcctactgttccctcttcgaggaacacgtcctcatctactcctctcaggagaaattacctttggCCAGACCAGTCCTTCAGatcatctggacttttgctcagcgtccgagacttcaAGACTTAATGCTGAACACCCACTccacgacccgtctagacttccacTTGTTTTGCGACCCCCaaaattttcacctagagtcctcgactctagaatTTCGCCCGACGTCTTTGACCTGCCAAAACTTTGACCAGTCCCCCGGACCAGGGCTtcgttgcctaaccgtagttacgacttttccacctgcctagaatccactaggacttttgcctaagacaacttagggttttcctgcaaactcattaacacttgttagataataaagcaatcttaactttgaacccctttgccattatcaaaatacaaaTTTAATCGTCTAATGCTCCTTGCAGCAACACATAGTCTAACAATATCGCCCTTGCCACTACGAATTAATGGACAAGGCACGTAGACCCATATTATCCCAGTCAATAGaggatgtatcctattctatggggaTTTAGACCATGGATCATTTGTACctggttagataacctaaaagGTATATTTGAATATATGACTTGTACAGATGTAGAAAAGATAGAGCTAACTGATTATCACTTATGAGACTAGGGCACCACGTGGTGGAAGACACAGAAAACGATATTTGGGAAACAAAGAGTCACTTGGTGATTATTTTGTCATATTTTCGAGAGATAGTACTTCTCTACCTCCTTTTGTATATCTCGTTGTTATGAATTCATGAACCTTAAGTAGAGAAATCGTAGCATGATGAATTTAAAGATGGTGTTTAGTCGACTCGGCTAAGACTGCCCCCACCAAGTAGCTTGAGACATTGACCACATGTTTATTCACccaaggtcttgaagtctatattAGGATAAGAATGTTTGACCCTTTTGTCGACACTTGTTGGAGAACATTTATGGGTAAGATTATGAGAGTTGTAGTGATACCTTTATAGTAGGTATTAACGTCTAGCCATGAAGTTAAGGGTTACTCCTTGGACCTTGGTGGTCGTACCCTCACTATTGAGCTATGAGTACTAGAAAATGATGGAATTTGAAATCCATTTTGACATGGATTGATTGGTCACTTATTGTACTACAGTCAACTCAACTGTCGAGCAAGGGTAATAACCATACAACTCCTGGACCAACCATCTTTGAAATTGGTCGAGACTAACAATGAATGTATACCTTGTTTCAGCATGATAAGAGAAGCAATTGCTATCTCATGGATGTCTGAGGTATCTGTTATCATTGATAAGATTTAACGAGGATAGTACACCACTCCGCTCAAATGTTTGCATAGATCGAGAATACCATATGTTTTTAGACGAACTCCTTAGTTTACCACCTgcaaggcaagtggagtttgtgATTGAGATACTTTCAGGTTGGCTCCAATATTTACGACCTCGTGTCGCATGGCgccaaaagaactagaagaatgGAAGTTGCAAAAGTTGTTAGACAAAGGATTtattctttctctctctttaggGAGCTTTCGTCTTCTTTCTTGAGAAGAATGATGAATCACTGATAATATCTAGCAAGTTCAGACAACTTAATACAAAGACCATCTAGAGGATTTGTTAGATCAACTCAAGGACACATATGTATACTCTAAGATCACATTAAGATTTGGCTGATATCAGCTTAGAGTAAAAGTTGCAGAtgtatagaagatgatgttctaCATACGGTACGAACATTACGAGTTTTTAgtgatgtcatttgggcttaccaatgctccagccaCTTGCATGAATCTGGCGAACCTGGTGTCCTTGGAGTATTTGGATCGATTTGTTATCGTTCATAGATGACATCTTGATATATTCAAGATCAAAGGAGAAATATATTCATGACATTACGAAAGAAGCATTGATATGCGAAGTTCGGTAAATATGCATTTTGGTTATCCTCCATGGGACTTCTCGGACATGTGATTTCTTGCAAAGACATTTTCGTATATCCTCAAAATGGTAGAAGCTATTACCAGCAGGGAAATTAGATCACTTATGGGTGTCTATGGTTGTTTAGTCACCTTTTGGTCGCACATAACAAGGAAGTATGAGTTGGTGAACAACACCTCATATTCTGAAATGGCAAACAATATTCTGGACTGCTGACAGATTTTCACACGATAAAGAGGAGACTCCATTTTCGAGGAAGATTGTATGTTCCCGAGACACTCCCGATTAAAGAAAACCTACTCCCAAATGCAGATTGATCACAATCTTGTAGTTTATCTAGGAAGTATGTGTATGTATCAAGACCTAAGATGTTTTTCCAGGTGGAACGGTGTGAAGAAGGGCATTGATGACCTTGTATCTTGACACTTAGTGTATCAAAATGGAAGACAGAACAATAGAGTGACGCAACGAAAGCGTAGTGGGCCCATAACCCACAGAGAGCATTAGAGACAAGCAGACTTACTACGAAAGATTTTTGGTACATGAATAGAAAGGGGAACATAGTACAATGGACTTTGGAGGATACATGACTCGATTTGGGTGATCGTTCATTGATTAACCAAGTGCACTCATTTTCTACTACCCCGCTAAACTGACTCGTTAGATCATTTGGCGAAGTTTCAAACAAGTCATGTGTACAGAACTTCATTTTCTACAGAAATATATTTTAGTGCAACATTTAAGACAGACACGTAGACGAATGTAGCGCACCATTCAAACATTGGAGGATCCACTCCAAGTTTGCGCAAAAGACTCGAAGGCAGCCAAGAAGACCATGTACACAGTGGATTTTACCCACAACGGTTACCTAGACAATAATGTAAGAGTAGTGGAAGCATAAAGAGCTCTTAACCCACAGAACAATGATTATCTACTTTAGAAGTAGATCATGTAGTGTATAAGGGATCTCAGACCGTTATAGACTTTTCCAAATACTAGAATGGACTAGTATAGTAGTGTACTGCTTAGTTGTTACCCTGAGATGAGGATACCTTAGTATTATAATTTGAGTAGTAAATTTggaaaccaaatttttattagtgtggaagaatgtaatataccaaaaatatatataaggattaaaatgattaaaattggatataattaaataaatttatatgggTGAGAAATTAAGAGAGAAATAGGTTTATATGAATTTAgagaaattattaatttttttaaaattttaaatgaatctTTTTATATTTCATGAGGATATATGGATAAAATATAAAGCCGGTTTAAAATACCTAAGGAGTTAATAATATCAATTAGCCTGAGTTTATAATAAACCCTAAGTTCATGATTAAACTGTCGCTCCTCTCCCTCGACGTGTGCGTCCGTCGTCACACGTTCAACCGATAGTGTCGCCTCCGTCCACGCGAGACATCGGTGCCCTGTCTCTCACTTTCTCATCTTCGAGCTGAAGCCAGCAATCACTGTCTTGCTTCACCAAAGTTAACAAGGGCACCTCGCTATCGGTGTGTCGACTACCCAGGGCTTTCACTATCATTGTTGCTTCCCTTATCGTCGGAAGTAACAAAGAGAATCGCTACTACCTTTTGGTCCTCGCCATGAGCaatcagcagtgctctgatccCTTCTTAGCCGTCGACGATGCCTATGCCCCTCAACATCGGTGTTCTTTTCCGTCGTCGTTGCATCCACCGTCGATGCTGTCTACTTTCTCGGTGCCTGCTTGCCCTTCCCCACTATGAGCTGCCTTCTTCATTGGTTGTCATGATTGTCAACCATGAAGAGGCCACCAGTCCATGTCTCTTCCCTCGCATGCTAGAGGCGTTGTTCCACCTCATGATCTGGCATCGCACCATTGTGCGATGAGTTGTTGTCACGCACCTCCATCGATGTCACGTCTTGTTCTTTCCCCAATGTCGATCGCCCAACTACCGTCGTGTCATGTCGCTGCTATCGTCGTCGACCGCCTGCCACTGATACCTTGATGTCAGAGCAgaagaaatagatatttaattacaataaattcatacactgattaattatttttaaccATATAGTTTAATTGGTAATTAAGGTGATTAAGCAATTTATTGATTTAATAAGTTGACTAATTAGTGGAATGAGTAATTAGTATGTGAGATTAATAAATGTGGTTTAATTCAAATGATAATTAACAAGTTAGATTGCTTAGTTAGTTGGTTaggtaatggaattaataattgaTTAGGGAGGAATTATCAAATGGACACTtgattagatctcaatttagagtTAGATAATCTAGTTTAATTAACTTGGTAGTTAATTGAATTTCTAATCTGATGACTAATTAAATTCCAGATTTATTGATAGTAATTGAGATATCTAGAAAACTATTAAAGGGGAAATAAATGATTAACATACATGTACTATTCATGGTTACGGGGATGATTCTGGTAATTAGTTTTGCTTCGTATTCTATACTTGTAGAATTCGAACTGAACACAAACTTTTGGCTTGAAGACGGTTAGAATAGTCAGCAATAGAGGTGGATAGTTCTTGCTTTGACCTCTATAGTCTCTTTGATCTTAATACATGATTACTTATTGTTATATGTTGATTAGGCAACAACTACTTGCTTACCTTACATCCACTCTATATTATTCTAGTGATTGATCTTTGTTGCTTGTCCTTATTTATTTGTCAATTGATCTTTGCTTGTCCTTAGTATTTGTCcttatttatttgttattatatgattgttataCCTTAGGCTGCCCATGAGACCATTCATGTAAAGCGTTTCTCCCGCAGATAGAAATTCTGACATTTCAAACTGCCCACGAGACCATTCGTGGTAGAATGTTTCTCCCACAGTTAATAGCGAGATAGCTAaatgtcttggtcatttgtacTTCTTGTGGTAAAGCGATTGCTCACATGTTTGATGATTTATTTCTGTTATTTGCATTTGTACATGTCAATGATGTGCGATATCCATGTTGATCATTACCTATCATTGCTCATTGTATTATACACGGCTAAGCAAATTGGTAGAGGGTTATATTATTGTTATATGCTTTTGGTTAGCAGATGATTATATTAGTACTCTTAGTTTTATAGTAAGTATTATTACTTGAGATTGCTCCCTTTAGTGCCCTTATAATAGTATtatgcactatcttcttatacccaTTGAGTATTTTGTACTTACTAccaggttagcagatagaggatgTGTTGTGCCGTTCAGAGGTCTTAGCTCCCAGTCCCACTCAAGTTCGGATTTTTGTtcgagttattttattttttttattccgtTGCCGTTGTttattgttttccttttcctcgTCGAATCGATGAGATTTTGTTATAATAGTATAATTGTTATCTTGTAGATAAGTATGTTCtcatgtacatgcatacatacatTAGCATATGCATTTAGTAACTAAGTGATTCTTTTATATTGTATTGGTATCTGTGTTTGTTTTAATAGATTTGGTACCAATTATTTCTTGTATTGTCACTAGGAGGCATCGTGCATTTGACGAACAAGTataccctcggggcgtgacaagaaCAATTGGCTTATCCTCTATTCAATTAAATCTTTTAACTACACATTCTGTAAAATCTACAACTCACCTTTCATCTTTTCTTTCACCTTGTA from Zingiber officinale cultivar Zhangliang chromosome 4A, Zo_v1.1, whole genome shotgun sequence includes the following:
- the LOC121971442 gene encoding peroxidase 21-like, with protein sequence MDSIMRLIAFLILACCSSLPRGEGIGDLKLNYYSKSCPKAEQIVKQEVVKLYNEHGNTAVSWVRNLFHDCMVESCDASLLLETTTSIVSEQSKDRSFGMRNFKYVTTIKEALERECPATVSCADIIALSAREGVVMLGGPYIPMKTGRRDSKQSHADVIDKFIPNHNDSMALVLSRFKSLGIDAERTVALLGAHSVGRVHCFNLVGRLYPTVDPTIDPEYAKYLLYRCPSPNPDPEAVLYSRNDRETPMIIDNMYYKNLLHHKGLLKVDQQLLSYPATAQFVKLMAADNSHFYDQFAKAMLSMSENNPLTGNEGEVRRDCRFVNAAA